GCGGCCGTGCCCGGACCCCGCGATCTGCCCGAACTGCTTCCCGGCCCGCCCGAGACCCTGCCGGAGCGGATCGCACGGGCCTTTGTCGAACGCATGGAACACGCCGACGGCAACGACCCGTTCCTCGCGCTGATCCGCAGCGCCGCCTCCGACGAGCAGGCCGCGACCGGCCTGTACGCGGCGATGCGGCGCAGCAGCATGGAGGCATACCGCACGGTGCTGAGCGGGCCCGACGCGGACGAGCGAGTCGACCTGCTCGCCTCCCAGCTCATCGGCGTCGCCTTCAGCCGGTACGTGCTGCGCGGCGGCCCGGTGGCCGAGATGCCGCCGGAGCGGCTCGTGGCGTACCTGACGCTCACCCTGCGGTGCCTCCTTGAGCCCGTCGATCCTCCCGAGTCCTCCGAAGGGACCTCCCCGTCATGACGGAACAGAGCCTCACCGACGTCGCGTTACCCGCGTCCCTCACCGGCCGGACGGTCCTGCCGTCCGACGCCCGCTACGAGCGGGTCCGCCACGGATACGTGCACCGGGGCGCCCCGGCCGCGGTGATCTTCCCCGAGAACGTGGAGGAGACGGCCGTGGCACTGGCGTACGCCCGCAGCAGGGGCACAGTGGTGTCCGTGCGCAGCGGCGGGCACGGCATCAGCGGACGGTCGACCAACGACGGCGGTGTCGTCATCGACGTCTCCCGCCTCGACCACGTCGATGTGCTGGACCGGACGCGACGCCGGGTCCGGATCGGCGCGGGCGCCCGCTGGGGGAGAGTCGCGCAGCTCCTCGCCCCGCACGGGCTCGCCATCAGCTCCGGAGACACCGGCGACGTGGGCGTGGGCGGGCTGGTCACCGCGGGCGGCATGGGCTGGTTCGCGCGGCGGGACGGGCTGACCATCGACCATGTGACGGCCGTCGAGATCGTACTGGCCGACGGCACGTTCGTCCGCGCCGACGCGGAACACCACCCCGACCTGTTCTGGGCGGTCCGGGGTGCGGGCGGCAACTTCGGCGTGGTCACGGCGGTGGAGTTGGAGGCGTCCGAGACCGGCGACGTCGTCTTCGCCAACCTGGTCTTCGACGCGCGGGAAACCGCGCCGCTCGTCGAGGAGTGGGGAGCCGTCCTCGAGGCCGCGCCCCGCGAGCTCACGAGCTTCCTCACCCTCATGCCCGCCGCACCAGGCCGGCCGGCCATGGCCCACGTCGCCGCGGTCTACGCCGGAGACCGCCCGGGCGCCGCCCAGCGGGTGTTGACTCCCCTGCTGGGCCTGGGCCCGTTGCTGCGTCAGGAGGCGGTGCTCGCCCCGTACCCGGCGCTGGTGCCGGTCGGCGGCGCCCCGCACCGAGGGCAGGGCCTGGGCGCCACCCGCTCCGGACTGCTCGACCGCGTCTCCACACAGACGGCCCGCTCCGTCGCGGACGCTCTGGCGTCGGGGCAGGTACTGATGGGGCAGTTCCGTTCGGTGGGCGGCGCGGTCAACGACGTCAGTCTCTCGGCCACCGCCTACGCCCACCGCACCCAGAACTTCCAACTGCTCTCCGCGACCGTGCCCGAACGGGAGCGCTCCCTCGACGCCCACTGGGCACGGGTCGCCCCGGAAGTGAACGGCGTGTATCTCAGTTTCGACACCCGCCGTTCCCCAGAGGCCCTCGCCGAGGCGTTCCCCGAGCCGGCCCTGACCCGGCTGCGCGCGCTCAAGGCCCGGTACGACCCGGAGAACGTGTTCGACCGCAACTTCCCGCTGCGGTGAGAGCGGTTGCCGGGGACACCCGGGGCTGTCAGGCCTCGCCGTGTGTGCGGGCGCCGTCGATCGCCGCCTGGTACGACGTGGCCGCCATCTCCTTGAACTGCTCGAGCCGGGGCACGTGCGCCGCCTTGGTCAGCTCCGCGTGGAGGAACGTCAGGTCGGAGGCGAGGCCCACCATGCTGAGCGCCGCCTTCAGGTACGGCTCCTGGTGGTCGAAGTCCTGGCGAGGCGTGCCCGGCCCGTAGGCGCCGCCCCGCGCGGAGGCCACCACGACCCTCTTGCCGGAGAGCGGGCCCTGGCCGGTGGCCGGGTCGGCGATCAGCGGCGCGATCAGGACGCGGTCGAACCACGCCTTGAACGTGGACGGCACCGAGAAGTTGTACATCGGCAGGCCGAGCAGGATGGTGTCGGCCGCGAGGAGCTCCTCGATCAGCGGCCAGGTCACCGCCCAGCTCGCCTCCTCCTCGGGCGTCCGCGTCGCCCCGCGTGCCACCGCGAGGTCGCGTATACCCTCCGTCTCCAAGCGGTGCATGACCTCGATCTGCGCGTGGTCGACATGCGGTACGGGGTCGGCGGCCAGGTCACGGTAGACGTAGCTGCCGCCGGGGTTGGCCTTGCGCCACGTCTCCGCGAACTCGCCCGAGATCTGGCGGGAGACCGAGCCCCGGCGGGGGCTTGAGTCGAGATGAAGCAGTGCGGGCATAGCAGAAGTCCCTTGTCCGGTAGGCGCGTTGGAGGGTGTTGATCTCCATTGAAGTCGCCGTCAGGACCGTTGTCCCGTAATCTGGCGTGGCACTTCTTAACCAGAAGCGTTAGCGAGGATGACGGTGCTGGATGTACGGAAACTGGTGCTGCTGCGCGAGGTGGGGGCCCGGGGCTCGATCGCCGCGGCCGCGCAGGCACTCAACTACACGCGCTCCGCGGTCTCCCAGCAGCTGTCCGCCCTGGAGTCGGAGACCGGCGCCGCGCTGCTGGACCGCGGCAGCAAACGGGCCGAGCTGACCGCCGCCGGACGGCTGCTGGTGGCTCACACCGAGCGGGTCCTCGCGCAACTTGAGGCCGCGGAGGCGCAGTTGCTCGCCCGGGACGGCAAGGTCACCGGCGAGCTGCGGGTGGGCGTGCCGCTCCACGAGGGGCCGGCCCTGCTGGTGCCGGCGTTGAGCCGGTTGCGCGCACGTCATCCGGAACTGCGCATCACCCTGCACGGCGTCGATCCCGACGAGGGCCGGCAGACGGTCCGGCTCGGGAAGCTCGACGCCGTCCTGGCCTCCGGCTACCCGCAGGTGCCCGAGCCACGGGTGCCGGGGCTGTACGAGGAGGAGGTGATCAGCGACCGCATCCGCCTGGCCATCGCGCCCGGTCACCCGCTCGCCCGGAGCGAGGAGCCGCGTGCCCTCGCCGAGTTCGCGGAGCAGCCGTGGCTGCTGGACCGGACGTCCAAACTCGGACAGCTGGTCCTGCACCTGTGCGCCGACGCCGGTTTCGTCCCCGACATCGTCTCCGACATCGGGGACATGCAGGCCGTGTTCGGGCTGGTCTCGCTGGACTGGGGCGTCGCGCTCGTCCCCGACCTGGTGCCCGACCGGCCGGGGCATCCGGTCGCCCGCATCGCTCTGAAGGGGATCCGGCCCATCCGCCGGATCACCCTCGTGGTGCGCGAGGGTGCCCTGGACAGCCCGCCGGTGGCGACCCTGTTGCCGGCCGTACGGGAAGCGGCCGACGAACTGCGTCGATCCGCGGGCCAGATCTGCCAGCCCACGACAGACGAGCTCCGCCCCCCGGAGGTCGGCGAGCTCCGCCGAGGCGAGGCCGGCGGCACCCCTGGGCCCGCAGCCGACGAGCGGTGTCGGCCGACGTCCGAGGAAACCTTTGGGCCCATGGTGTGACGGCCTCGTCAGCCGCCGGCCGACCGACCGCATCCACAACGCCCGGCCGGCCGCTTCCGCCTCCGGCGACCGGCTCGCTCCCACCGCCGACGGCCGCCCGCGTCAGCCGGCTGCGGCGGACCAGCGTGGATAGCTGCCCAGGAAGCGGACCTCCAGGCCACGGGCCTCGACGGCCGCCATGGCCAAGCGCAGCGGGCGGGTGTCGATGTGACCGTCGACGTCGAGGAACAGGTGGTAGCTGCCGAGCGCCCGGCCCGTCGGCCAGGACTGGATCCAGGACAGGGCGATGCCGAGGGTGCGGAACTCGTTGAGTACGTCGGGGACGAGGTCCGGGCCCGCGGCGCCCAATGAGACCAATAGGGACGTCCGCTCGCGTGCGGTCCGGGCCGGGTGGGACCAGCGGGGGGCCACCGACACGAACCGGGTCACGGCCCCCGCCTCCCGGCCGAGGCCGGTGGCGAGGATCCGCAGCCCGTACAGGCCGGCGGCCGGCGCGGCCGCGATGGCCGCGTGGCCGGGGAGGCCCGCCTCGGCTACCTCCCGGGCGGCCGCGGCGGTGGAGGCGGCGGTCCGGGTGCGGGCCCCGGGGAGCCGGGTGCGCAGCCAGTCCTCGCACTGGCCCAGCGCGTGCGGGTGGCTGTGCACCACGGTCACCTCCTCCACGTCGCCCTCGGCAGCCATCAGCGCGAAGGACACAGGCACCTCGACCTCGGCGTTGATGTGCATCTTCGCCGAGGCCAGCTGATCCATGGTGGCGGGTACGACGCCGCGCACCGAGTTCTCCAGTGGCACCACCGCCGCGTCGCACTCACCCCGTAAGGCCGCCTCCAGCGCGGCGGCCACGCTCGGGAACGGGCGGTGCGCCGGTTCCCGGTCCGGAGGGACCGTCGGCAGCAGCCGGCGCAGCGCGGTCTGCGTGAAGGTTCCCTCCGGACCCAGATAGGCGTACGTCATCGTCGCCCGTCAGCTCTCGATCACACGGTGGAACGCGACGGTGTCGAAGATGTCCTCCATGCGGACGGCCCGTCCGTCGCGCAGGACCCAGGAGTGCACGAACGGCTGCGTCTCCGTGTGGCCGCTCAGGGAGGTGATGTCCCGGCGGCCGAAGACGACCACACGCTCGCCCTCCCGGATGAACTCGCCCGGATGCAGCCGCATGCCACC
The DNA window shown above is from Streptomyces akebiae and carries:
- a CDS encoding LysR family transcriptional regulator; this encodes MTVLDVRKLVLLREVGARGSIAAAAQALNYTRSAVSQQLSALESETGAALLDRGSKRAELTAAGRLLVAHTERVLAQLEAAEAQLLARDGKVTGELRVGVPLHEGPALLVPALSRLRARHPELRITLHGVDPDEGRQTVRLGKLDAVLASGYPQVPEPRVPGLYEEEVISDRIRLAIAPGHPLARSEEPRALAEFAEQPWLLDRTSKLGQLVLHLCADAGFVPDIVSDIGDMQAVFGLVSLDWGVALVPDLVPDRPGHPVARIALKGIRPIRRITLVVREGALDSPPVATLLPAVREAADELRRSAGQICQPTTDELRPPEVGELRRGEAGGTPGPAADERCRPTSEETFGPMV
- a CDS encoding TetR/AcrR family transcriptional regulator, which gives rise to MSSEPPSAPAVVRKRVRAPEVHREAILEAARAAFAERGYARATIREIAGRAGVTHGLVMRHFGSKEQLFLAAVPGPRDLPELLPGPPETLPERIARAFVERMEHADGNDPFLALIRSAASDEQAATGLYAAMRRSSMEAYRTVLSGPDADERVDLLASQLIGVAFSRYVLRGGPVAEMPPERLVAYLTLTLRCLLEPVDPPESSEGTSPS
- a CDS encoding FAD-binding oxidoreductase yields the protein MTEQSLTDVALPASLTGRTVLPSDARYERVRHGYVHRGAPAAVIFPENVEETAVALAYARSRGTVVSVRSGGHGISGRSTNDGGVVIDVSRLDHVDVLDRTRRRVRIGAGARWGRVAQLLAPHGLAISSGDTGDVGVGGLVTAGGMGWFARRDGLTIDHVTAVEIVLADGTFVRADAEHHPDLFWAVRGAGGNFGVVTAVELEASETGDVVFANLVFDARETAPLVEEWGAVLEAAPRELTSFLTLMPAAPGRPAMAHVAAVYAGDRPGAAQRVLTPLLGLGPLLRQEAVLAPYPALVPVGGAPHRGQGLGATRSGLLDRVSTQTARSVADALASGQVLMGQFRSVGGAVNDVSLSATAYAHRTQNFQLLSATVPERERSLDAHWARVAPEVNGVYLSFDTRRSPEALAEAFPEPALTRLRALKARYDPENVFDRNFPLR
- the pheA gene encoding prephenate dehydratase → MTYAYLGPEGTFTQTALRRLLPTVPPDREPAHRPFPSVAAALEAALRGECDAAVVPLENSVRGVVPATMDQLASAKMHINAEVEVPVSFALMAAEGDVEEVTVVHSHPHALGQCEDWLRTRLPGARTRTAASTAAAAREVAEAGLPGHAAIAAAPAAGLYGLRILATGLGREAGAVTRFVSVAPRWSHPARTARERTSLLVSLGAAGPDLVPDVLNEFRTLGIALSWIQSWPTGRALGSYHLFLDVDGHIDTRPLRLAMAAVEARGLEVRFLGSYPRWSAAAG
- a CDS encoding FMN-dependent NADH-azoreductase: MPALLHLDSSPRRGSVSRQISGEFAETWRKANPGGSYVYRDLAADPVPHVDHAQIEVMHRLETEGIRDLAVARGATRTPEEEASWAVTWPLIEELLAADTILLGLPMYNFSVPSTFKAWFDRVLIAPLIADPATGQGPLSGKRVVVASARGGAYGPGTPRQDFDHQEPYLKAALSMVGLASDLTFLHAELTKAAHVPRLEQFKEMAATSYQAAIDGARTHGEA